The Chlorogloeopsis sp. ULAP01 genome window below encodes:
- a CDS encoding type II toxin-antitoxin system VapC family toxin has protein sequence MSLRFLLDTNILSEPLRPSPNPNVVIMLRHHENEIGTATIVYHELLFGCFRLLESKKRQTIDRYLKEVVQPNIPLLPYDEDAARWHALERARLVKIGKTPSFVDGKIAAIAKVNDLIIVTNYVSDYVDFLELQLENWFAETE, from the coding sequence GTGAGTTTACGTTTCTTGCTAGATACCAATATTCTATCAGAACCGTTGCGCCCAAGCCCTAATCCGAATGTAGTTATAATGCTTCGACATCATGAAAATGAAATAGGTACAGCCACTATTGTGTATCATGAATTGCTGTTCGGATGCTTTCGTCTTTTAGAATCTAAAAAACGTCAGACGATAGACAGATATCTCAAAGAAGTTGTGCAACCTAATATTCCCTTGCTGCCATATGATGAGGACGCAGCTAGATGGCACGCCCTAGAAAGGGCGCGTTTGGTAAAAATTGGCAAAACACCATCTTTTGTAGATGGTAAAATTGCCGCAATTGCTAAGGTTAATGATTTGATTATTGTTACAAATTATGTGTCGGACTACGTCGATTTTTTAGAACTGCAACTTGAGAACTGGTTCGCGGAAACCGAATAA
- a CDS encoding chloride channel protein has product MSPPLLTQWVRTVWQPRRGLAIAEACIIGIVAALSAVFLKFGSGWVGTWRVQSSHIFPAWLVLPTIGLCFGFLAGLLVERLAPEASGSGIPHVKASLANLPVRLSWRVAVVKLLSATIALGSGITLGRQGPTVQVGAALAGGMSRLVPTSPDHRRQMIAAGAGAGLAAAFNAPIAGVLFVIEELLQDLSGLTLGTAIIASFIGGVVSRLLGGRSLLLNLELNKSLSSFSIPEIPFFLVLGILAGLLAALFNKGIIESIKLYRSLHISLPLRVALAGFISGIIVAFLPSSFRDNTGLREFVIAGSVNPSLAAFAFCAQFILTLIAFGSGAPGGLFAPSLILGSCLGYIVGVAEVQLFGFGSTTTYALAGMGAFFSAVSKVPITAIVIVFEMTTDFNLVLPLMIGSVTSYLVADKLMPGSLYSRLLQFNGINIEKPVPIEGILTKLTAQDVMQQRVETLDAEMSLDEVMQAFSRSHHRGFPIVEEGKLVGIITQSDLLKIRDRNLASSTPVRAIMTPQPVTVTPKHNLGNVLYLLDRYQISRLPVVEGRRLIGIITRADIIRAEADSLNCEHREHGPQPEPSYVVYQTRSPSTGRGRLLVPVANPETAAILIQMAAAIARDRHYEIECLQVILVSRQSSPSETPVRTAKSRRLLRNAEVLGKKWNIPVHTQIRVAHDAAQAILETITERHIDLILMGWKGSTSTPGRIFGDVVDTVIRQATCEVVLVKLGYKNTEISPQASSPPQFNRWLVPMAGGPNARMAIKLLPALVTLGQDPKIRLTRVFKPSELEPDMRVLEEAIRQLVRRRKLSSTVIAAPIEADSVSEGVINLVKSEGYDVVVLGASREGMLQQVMKGNIPEAIASGVDSTVILVRGAINN; this is encoded by the coding sequence ATGTCGCCCCCTTTGCTGACTCAGTGGGTTCGCACTGTCTGGCAACCGAGAAGAGGTTTAGCGATCGCAGAAGCTTGCATCATTGGTATAGTCGCCGCCCTCTCTGCTGTATTCTTAAAATTTGGTTCAGGATGGGTAGGAACATGGCGAGTTCAAAGTTCCCACATCTTTCCAGCATGGCTGGTTCTACCAACAATTGGTTTGTGCTTTGGGTTTTTGGCAGGTTTGTTGGTAGAAAGGTTAGCACCAGAAGCGTCTGGCAGTGGGATTCCCCATGTCAAAGCCTCTCTTGCTAACCTACCAGTTAGACTTTCTTGGCGAGTGGCAGTAGTGAAATTACTTAGTGCTACGATTGCCTTAGGTTCAGGAATAACCCTCGGTAGACAAGGTCCCACCGTACAAGTTGGTGCAGCTTTAGCAGGGGGAATGAGTCGTTTGGTTCCTACCTCTCCTGATCACCGACGCCAGATGATTGCAGCAGGTGCGGGTGCAGGTTTGGCAGCAGCTTTCAACGCGCCGATCGCTGGGGTATTATTTGTGATCGAAGAGTTACTCCAAGATTTATCAGGTTTGACTCTAGGTACTGCAATCATCGCTTCGTTTATTGGCGGTGTTGTCTCTCGCTTATTGGGTGGACGTAGTTTGTTACTAAACCTGGAATTGAATAAATCCTTAAGTAGTTTTTCAATCCCAGAAATTCCTTTTTTCTTAGTATTGGGTATTTTAGCAGGGTTACTAGCGGCATTATTTAATAAGGGAATAATTGAGAGTATAAAATTATATCGAAGCTTGCATATTAGCTTGCCACTAAGGGTTGCTTTAGCAGGATTTATTTCGGGTATAATTGTTGCATTTTTACCTAGCTCGTTCCGAGATAACACTGGTTTACGAGAGTTTGTAATTGCAGGAAGTGTTAATCCTTCCTTAGCAGCATTCGCTTTTTGCGCTCAGTTTATTCTCACCTTAATAGCGTTTGGCTCTGGAGCGCCAGGAGGGTTATTTGCCCCTAGCTTAATTTTGGGTTCTTGTTTGGGATATATTGTCGGCGTAGCTGAAGTCCAATTATTTGGATTTGGCTCAACTACTACTTATGCTTTGGCGGGGATGGGAGCATTTTTTAGCGCTGTCTCGAAAGTGCCAATCACAGCGATAGTGATTGTATTTGAGATGACAACAGATTTTAATTTAGTCTTGCCTTTGATGATTGGCTCTGTGACATCCTATCTAGTTGCTGACAAGCTGATGCCAGGCTCTTTGTATAGCAGACTTTTACAGTTCAATGGCATCAATATTGAAAAACCAGTTCCGATTGAGGGTATATTGACAAAGTTAACAGCCCAAGATGTAATGCAGCAACGGGTGGAAACTTTGGATGCAGAGATGTCTTTAGATGAAGTTATGCAAGCTTTTTCTCGCTCCCACCACCGAGGTTTTCCGATCGTAGAGGAAGGTAAATTAGTCGGAATTATTACTCAAAGCGATTTATTAAAGATTCGCGATCGCAACTTGGCTTCATCTACTCCTGTGCGAGCCATCATGACACCACAGCCAGTGACGGTTACACCCAAGCATAACTTGGGTAACGTGCTGTATTTACTGGATCGCTATCAAATCAGTCGTTTGCCAGTAGTAGAAGGGCGAAGACTAATTGGAATTATTACCCGCGCCGATATTATTCGCGCCGAAGCAGACAGTCTCAACTGTGAACATCGAGAACACGGCCCACAACCGGAACCATCTTATGTAGTATACCAAACGCGATCGCCTAGTACTGGCAGAGGTCGATTATTAGTGCCAGTTGCCAACCCAGAAACAGCAGCAATACTCATACAAATGGCAGCAGCAATTGCCCGCGATCGCCACTATGAAATTGAATGTCTGCAAGTCATTCTTGTCTCGCGTCAAAGCTCTCCGAGTGAAACACCAGTCAGAACCGCAAAAAGTCGCCGATTACTGCGCAACGCCGAAGTTTTGGGCAAAAAGTGGAACATCCCTGTACATACGCAAATTCGAGTTGCCCACGATGCCGCCCAAGCAATTTTAGAAACAATCACAGAAAGACACATTGATTTAATTCTCATGGGGTGGAAGGGTAGTACTTCTACCCCCGGTCGTATTTTTGGGGATGTAGTAGATACTGTCATTCGCCAAGCCACTTGTGAAGTTGTACTAGTGAAATTAGGATACAAAAACACAGAGATTTCTCCTCAAGCATCATCTCCTCCCCAATTCAATCGCTGGCTAGTTCCGATGGCAGGTGGCCCCAATGCTAGGATGGCAATTAAATTGCTTCCTGCTTTAGTGACATTAGGGCAAGATCCGAAAATTCGCCTGACACGGGTGTTTAAGCCATCGGAGTTGGAACCAGACATGAGAGTTTTAGAAGAGGCGATTCGTCAGCTTGTTCGTCGTCGAAAATTATCTAGTACTGTCATTGCTGCCCCAATTGAAGCCGATTCTGTCAGCGAGGGCGTGATTAATCTCGTGAAAAGCGAAGGTTATGACGTAGTCGTATTAGGTGCTTCTCGTGAAGGAATGCTACAGCAAGTGATGAAAGGAAATATTCCTGAGGCGATCGCTTCTGGGGTAGATAGTACGGTAATATTGGTGAGAGGGGCGATTAATAATTAA
- a CDS encoding class I SAM-dependent methyltransferase has protein sequence MEVSSHSQDGIQLDRVVFFGRTLSEYVKFFDLDLSQWEDCKILDCPSGTASFVAEANKMGIHAVACDLLFNLDETILFDKGKADFEHVVERVTLVPQFYNWEFYGGLEGFKKYRKLAFQHFAQDYTIGKRAGRYIKAELPKLPFANQSFDLVLSGHFLFLYSDEFDYNFHLNSILELYRVCSKEVRIYPLQGKNAEAYPYLDKLLSDLKAIEITTEIVKVNWEFQKGSNQMLRLIC, from the coding sequence ATGGAAGTTTCAAGTCATAGCCAAGATGGCATTCAGCTTGATAGAGTAGTTTTTTTTGGACGTACTTTATCAGAATATGTCAAATTTTTTGACCTTGACTTATCTCAATGGGAAGATTGCAAAATATTGGATTGTCCATCTGGTACAGCTTCTTTTGTCGCAGAAGCTAACAAGATGGGTATTCATGCTGTAGCCTGCGATTTGTTATTTAATCTTGATGAAACTATTTTGTTTGATAAGGGAAAAGCAGATTTTGAACACGTTGTCGAGCGAGTCACTCTGGTTCCACAATTTTACAATTGGGAATTTTATGGAGGGCTAGAGGGATTTAAAAAATATAGAAAGCTTGCCTTTCAACACTTTGCTCAAGATTATACAATTGGAAAAAGAGCAGGACGTTATATCAAAGCAGAATTGCCCAAATTACCTTTTGCCAATCAAAGCTTTGATTTAGTTCTGAGTGGTCATTTTTTATTTCTTTATAGTGATGAGTTTGATTACAATTTTCATTTAAATTCTATTTTGGAATTGTATCGGGTTTGTTCAAAAGAAGTGAGAATTTATCCCCTACAAGGTAAAAATGCCGAAGCTTATCCATACTTAGATAAATTACTTTCTGACTTGAAAGCCATAGAAATTACTACCGAAATTGTTAAAGTTAACTGGGAATTTCAAAAGGGTAGCAATCAGATGCTGCGCTTGATTTGTTAA
- a CDS encoding TldD/PmbA family protein, giving the protein MVSKKLPKDTLAEQLLELALQSGAEVAEVYQSRSLSRPVFFEANRLKQLETNQSEGTALRLWCNGRPGLAVAYGNVEPQAIVERALALSQLNQPEDVELGSNFQPAYPDLGAEVPVEKLVEWGKETIALIRDVYPEVLCNGDWECDVENTRLVNSEGLDCYYTDTTLSCYISAEWVRGDDFLNVSDGETERGNLQPNKLAAQILQRLSWAKENVSFKSGRSSVLFTSKAADMLWGTVQAALNGKRVLETASPWAERIGKQVVSPSLTLYQDPEAGPYSCPFDDEGTPTQSLVFIENGVLQNFYSDRTTGKQLNIPSTGNGFRPGLGSYPTPGLFNFLIQPGSGTLQELIQQLDDGLIVDQMLGGGSGISGDFSINVDLGYRVKNGQVIGRVKDTMVAGNVYTALKQLVQLGGDADWNGSCYTPSLIVEGLSTTGKNN; this is encoded by the coding sequence ATGGTGTCTAAAAAGTTACCAAAGGATACACTGGCAGAACAGTTACTGGAACTTGCCTTACAATCTGGTGCAGAAGTTGCTGAGGTGTATCAGTCGCGATCGCTCTCTCGACCGGTATTTTTTGAAGCAAATCGCCTCAAACAGCTAGAAACCAATCAGTCTGAAGGTACGGCGTTGCGACTATGGTGTAACGGACGTCCAGGGCTAGCAGTGGCTTATGGTAATGTGGAACCGCAGGCGATTGTGGAACGCGCCTTAGCTTTAAGCCAATTGAATCAACCAGAAGATGTGGAACTTGGCAGTAACTTTCAGCCTGCCTATCCAGACTTAGGGGCAGAGGTACCAGTAGAGAAGTTAGTAGAGTGGGGCAAAGAAACAATCGCTCTCATCCGTGATGTTTACCCAGAAGTTCTTTGTAACGGTGACTGGGAATGTGATGTTGAAAACACCAGACTCGTCAATAGCGAAGGTTTAGATTGTTACTACACTGACACTACCCTTAGTTGCTATATCTCCGCAGAATGGGTACGAGGTGATGACTTTTTGAATGTTTCCGACGGCGAAACCGAACGTGGCAATCTCCAACCCAACAAACTTGCTGCTCAAATTTTACAACGTTTGTCTTGGGCAAAAGAGAACGTTTCTTTCAAGAGCGGTCGTTCGAGTGTATTGTTTACTTCTAAAGCGGCTGATATGCTTTGGGGAACTGTCCAAGCTGCATTGAATGGTAAGCGAGTTTTAGAAACGGCATCTCCTTGGGCAGAACGCATTGGCAAACAAGTAGTTTCCCCCTCCCTAACTCTATATCAAGATCCTGAAGCAGGGCCTTACAGTTGCCCTTTTGATGATGAAGGCACCCCGACTCAGTCTTTAGTGTTTATTGAAAACGGAGTCTTGCAAAATTTTTACAGCGATCGCACTACCGGCAAGCAGCTTAACATTCCCTCCACAGGCAATGGTTTTCGTCCTGGTTTAGGTAGCTATCCTACCCCTGGTTTATTTAATTTCTTGATTCAACCCGGTTCGGGAACGCTACAAGAATTGATTCAACAATTAGACGATGGCTTGATTGTGGATCAAATGCTAGGCGGTGGCAGTGGTATTTCTGGTGACTTTTCTATTAACGTTGATCTAGGATACCGCGTCAAAAATGGTCAGGTAATTGGGCGTGTAAAGGATACAATGGTGGCGGGTAATGTCTATACGGCTCTCAAACAATTGGTTCAATTGGGTGGCGATGCTGATTGGAACGGCTCTTGTTATACCCCGTCTTTAATTGTGGAAGGACTTTCCACCACAGGCAAAAACAATTAA
- a CDS encoding Tab2/Atab2 family RNA-binding protein: MGSIWELDFYSRPILDENQKKVWEVLVCETPLDTRTNVDSLFRYAKYCPSTQVNSAWLRTALQEAIDKKGEAPIRVRFFRRQMNNMITKACQDIGVPAQPSRRTLVLNQWLQQRMEEVYPQQEGYQGGANPSVRLEAPLAQRLPDALEGQQLGFVTLQASEFTDMSEWDISFAEGFPLELVNISPQTPIPGVLIFSPRALPVAAWMSGLDLAWLKFDRSPQGGRLLLETGATESWILANIKNPQMLTQAQEFEQAKQKANGAHFLGVQSNPQAESFAGFWLLCEINLS, encoded by the coding sequence ATGGGCAGTATCTGGGAACTCGATTTTTACTCCCGTCCAATTCTGGACGAAAATCAGAAAAAAGTTTGGGAAGTCTTAGTGTGCGAAACTCCTTTGGATACCCGTACAAATGTAGATTCTTTGTTTCGCTATGCTAAATATTGTCCTAGTACCCAGGTAAATTCGGCATGGTTGCGGACGGCACTGCAAGAGGCAATTGACAAAAAAGGAGAAGCACCAATTAGAGTTCGCTTTTTCCGGCGGCAAATGAACAATATGATTACTAAAGCCTGCCAGGATATTGGTGTTCCGGCACAACCAAGTCGTCGGACTTTGGTGCTCAACCAATGGCTGCAACAACGGATGGAAGAAGTTTATCCTCAACAAGAAGGATATCAAGGGGGAGCTAATCCTTCGGTGCGTTTGGAAGCCCCTTTAGCCCAACGTCTACCCGATGCATTGGAAGGGCAACAGCTAGGATTTGTGACTTTACAAGCCTCGGAATTTACGGATATGTCGGAGTGGGATATCAGCTTTGCTGAAGGATTTCCCCTAGAGTTGGTAAATATTTCTCCCCAAACTCCCATTCCTGGTGTTTTGATTTTCTCACCCAGAGCATTACCTGTGGCTGCCTGGATGTCTGGCTTGGATTTGGCGTGGTTGAAATTTGATCGCAGTCCGCAGGGAGGAAGGTTACTTTTAGAAACAGGGGCGACTGAAAGCTGGATCTTAGCAAATATCAAAAACCCCCAAATGCTTACCCAAGCCCAAGAGTTTGAACAAGCCAAGCAAAAAGCTAACGGCGCGCATTTTCTTGGAGTGCAATCCAATCCCCAAGCAGAATCTTTTGCAGGGTTTTGGCTGTTATGTGAGATCAATCTGTCATAA
- a CDS encoding protochlorophyllide reductase, translating into MEQNRKSTVVITGASSGVGLYAAKALAKRGWHVVMACRHLEKAEKAAQSVGMPQDSYSIMHIDLGSLESVRQFVNNFRASGKSLDALVCNAAIYMPLIKEPLRSPEGYELTVTTNHLGHFLLCNLMLEDLKNSNASDRRLVILGTVTHNPDELGGKIPPRPDLGNLDGFAAGFKEPISMIDGKKFEPVKAYKDSKVCNVLTMRELHRRYHESTGIVFSSLYPGCVAETPLFRNHYPLFQKLFPLFQKYITGGYVSQELAGERVAAVVAAPEYKQSGVYWSWGNRQKKDGKSFVQRVSPQARDDERAERMWELSNKLVGLA; encoded by the coding sequence ATGGAACAAAATCGTAAGTCAACGGTTGTAATTACCGGCGCATCCTCAGGGGTTGGTTTGTATGCTGCAAAAGCACTTGCAAAAAGAGGATGGCACGTAGTAATGGCCTGTCGGCATTTAGAAAAGGCTGAAAAAGCTGCACAATCTGTAGGAATGCCCCAGGACAGCTACAGTATAATGCATATCGACTTAGGCTCTTTGGAAAGTGTTCGACAGTTTGTGAATAACTTCAGGGCAAGCGGCAAGTCATTGGATGCTTTGGTGTGTAACGCCGCCATTTATATGCCTTTAATCAAAGAGCCGTTGCGAAGCCCAGAAGGCTACGAGTTGACTGTTACCACCAATCACCTTGGTCATTTTCTCTTATGTAACCTGATGCTTGAGGATCTTAAGAATTCCAATGCCAGCGATCGCCGACTTGTGATTTTGGGAACTGTAACGCACAACCCAGATGAATTGGGTGGAAAAATTCCCCCACGCCCAGATTTAGGAAATTTAGATGGCTTTGCAGCAGGATTTAAGGAGCCAATTTCCATGATTGATGGCAAGAAGTTTGAACCTGTCAAAGCATACAAGGATAGTAAAGTTTGCAATGTACTGACGATGCGGGAATTGCATCGACGCTATCACGAGTCAACTGGTATTGTCTTTAGTTCTCTCTATCCGGGATGTGTTGCAGAAACACCCCTATTTAGAAACCACTATCCTCTGTTTCAAAAACTTTTCCCGTTGTTTCAGAAGTATATTACTGGGGGATACGTATCTCAGGAATTAGCTGGTGAGAGAGTAGCAGCAGTAGTTGCCGCTCCTGAGTACAAGCAATCTGGTGTTTATTGGAGCTGGGGAAATCGCCAGAAGAAAGACGGCAAATCCTTTGTTCAAAGAGTTTCCCCCCAAGCCCGTGATGACGAAAGAGCAGAGCGAATGTGGGAGTTAAGCAACAAATTGGTGGGGCTAGCGTAA
- a CDS encoding tetratricopeptide repeat protein, with protein MKLRLWEQKFTTMAVSITALTAFIAITTVSCTKNNDVLVTEIGVSPPRRPVSKPSKAADFYIQGQYKHIQGDSQGAIAAFTRSINLNPDYAPAYNSRGLVHFDIGDKQQAISDYSQAIRLNANNAEFFNNRGNARAALGDINGAIEDYNQAIRLATTYAEAYNNRGNARAATGDRNGAISDYDQAIRFNPQYAAAYNNRGNARAAIGNQQGAIADYDQAIRLAPRFAAAYNNRGNARANLGDKQGAIADLQRAANIFQQQNNDQLYQQVMNNIRDFQQQ; from the coding sequence ATGAAACTGCGTTTATGGGAGCAAAAATTTACAACAATGGCAGTCAGTATAACTGCGCTAACTGCATTTATTGCGATCACAACGGTTTCCTGTACTAAAAACAATGATGTATTAGTAACAGAAATTGGAGTTAGTCCTCCCAGGCGTCCAGTATCAAAACCATCAAAAGCAGCGGACTTTTACATCCAAGGACAGTATAAGCATATCCAGGGCGACTCTCAAGGCGCGATCGCTGCTTTTACCAGATCAATTAACCTGAATCCAGATTATGCTCCAGCCTACAATAGTCGCGGACTTGTTCACTTTGATATTGGAGACAAGCAGCAAGCAATCTCAGACTACAGCCAAGCGATTCGCCTCAATGCCAACAATGCCGAATTTTTTAATAATCGTGGCAACGCCCGTGCTGCACTAGGAGATATCAACGGAGCAATTGAAGATTACAATCAAGCCATTCGTCTAGCTACTACCTATGCCGAAGCCTACAACAATCGGGGCAATGCTCGCGCTGCAACAGGAGATAGAAACGGGGCAATTTCCGATTACGATCAAGCGATTCGCTTCAATCCCCAGTATGCTGCTGCCTATAATAATCGGGGAAATGCCCGCGCTGCCATCGGTAATCAACAAGGAGCAATAGCTGATTATGACCAAGCGATTCGCCTTGCTCCTAGATTTGCCGCCGCTTACAATAATCGAGGCAATGCCCGTGCTAACCTGGGAGATAAACAAGGAGCCATTGCTGACTTACAGCGAGCTGCAAATATCTTTCAACAACAAAATAACGATCAGTTGTATCAACAGGTAATGAACAATATCAGAGATTTTCAGCAGCAATAG
- a CDS encoding ribonuclease D yields the protein MPYLTSANAIRSLIFEYTNTSTLWIDTEVADYNSRNPRLSLIQVLDDPKDMTGDRIHVLDVLKQPDVVIDFIDQIMLNPAIEKVFHNASYDLKFLGNKKAKNITCTLEMAKKIPYYILPLSDYQLKTLASTLCNFRYIDKQEQSSDWGQRPLTEEQIEYAYLDCIYLAQVHMRLLELTKQSNPNPATEDLIALAARYQEIEQQWKLLNSEFEHLQQRIKQAMQAQNLSETSDFKLTSYDRTTVKVSFVELARLVQTEGIVLDFPITLTQKLQKDLGQNLEQLSADVEKITAWRLTMKTSESDVEDK from the coding sequence ATGCCTTACCTGACATCAGCAAATGCAATCCGTTCTCTAATTTTTGAATATACCAACACCTCAACTTTATGGATAGATACAGAAGTCGCCGATTATAACAGTCGCAATCCCAGACTGTCACTGATTCAGGTGTTAGACGATCCCAAAGATATGACTGGCGATCGCATTCATGTTTTAGATGTGCTTAAACAACCTGATGTTGTGATTGACTTTATTGACCAAATCATGCTTAACCCTGCGATTGAAAAGGTATTTCATAACGCTAGCTATGATTTAAAATTTCTGGGTAATAAAAAAGCAAAAAATATTACTTGTACTTTAGAAATGGCAAAAAAAATACCTTACTATATATTGCCATTATCAGACTACCAACTTAAAACTCTTGCCTCAACACTATGTAACTTTCGGTATATCGACAAACAAGAACAAAGTAGCGATTGGGGACAACGTCCTCTCACTGAAGAACAAATTGAATATGCTTATCTAGACTGCATTTATCTAGCTCAGGTGCATATGCGTTTGCTAGAACTAACTAAACAAAGTAATCCTAATCCTGCAACTGAAGACTTGATTGCACTTGCAGCAAGATACCAGGAGATTGAGCAGCAATGGAAGCTGTTGAATTCAGAGTTTGAGCATTTGCAACAAAGAATTAAGCAGGCGATGCAAGCTCAAAATTTATCAGAAACTTCGGACTTTAAACTAACGAGTTACGATCGAACAACTGTCAAAGTATCATTTGTAGAGTTAGCTAGGCTAGTACAAACAGAAGGTATTGTATTAGATTTTCCGATCACACTGACTCAGAAATTGCAAAAAGACTTAGGACAAAACCTTGAACAATTGTCAGCAGATGTAGAGAAAATTACTGCTTGGCGTTTAACTATGAAAACTTCTGAAAGTGACGTTGAAGATAAGTAA
- a CDS encoding GAF domain-containing protein, which translates to MATYSNSEFNNSFTQSYERGLQKVLDRLIVTMERDELVRQTTNHLRECFQVNRVVLYYFYYQWYGQVTFESLSSEEFSILGSTGPDNCFNDEYAALYLAGRVRGIADIESEAIATCHRDFLRKLQVRANLVAPVLTPKGLWGLLVAHHCQAPRTWTSLDIELIQKEAQTLATAPCIQES; encoded by the coding sequence GTGGCAACTTATTCCAACTCGGAATTTAACAATAGCTTCACCCAGTCTTACGAGCGGGGATTGCAAAAAGTACTCGATCGCCTGATCGTTACAATGGAGCGTGATGAGTTAGTGAGACAAACCACGAACCACTTAAGAGAGTGTTTCCAGGTTAATCGCGTAGTTTTGTATTACTTTTACTATCAGTGGTATGGGCAAGTAACCTTTGAATCATTGAGTTCTGAGGAATTTTCTATTCTTGGTTCCACGGGGCCAGATAATTGTTTTAATGATGAGTATGCTGCTTTGTACTTGGCAGGAAGGGTAAGGGGAATCGCCGATATTGAGTCAGAAGCGATCGCTACTTGTCATCGAGATTTTCTGCGTAAGTTGCAGGTTCGTGCTAACTTGGTTGCACCAGTTTTAACCCCCAAAGGTTTATGGGGATTGCTCGTTGCCCATCACTGTCAAGCACCTCGCACGTGGACTTCGTTAGATATTGAACTGATTCAAAAAGAAGCACAAACTTTGGCAACAGCACCTTGTATTCAAGAGAGTTAG
- a CDS encoding WD40 repeat domain-containing protein — MSLKAWSFLVSRNYYLDYRTVVAPDFICKAQISNLLARAADGDLTEEGTAICRKIIGSRVGDLTLVFQIVKATKADIEVGEETVILRDPFGREIYLITGLVFNEALDNPVVTNQIITAVQSQVREAYREFWEFTDPTPAKPSTAFEVNGSIISEQPVILKLVESFLANQSFSSSKSCEKLTLKQTIKVDFPVSSIAFSPDGKFLVSRTDEQTIQQWNLENIDEPKTLLQGPSSNSLPSTIVFSPNGSCIASGTYLSRRNSVWLWNHSQNQEEKRLYEKARLEPDLEPGTILTVAFSPDGQLLVGGSKSGSLIIWDMLSYKRVTLADNLSEVKTIAFTPGGEILISGEKDGIINIWLPKNRLKCPPLVTDLTPINSVTFSSDGMLLAVGCDESLEIWDFKNQNHIHSAKNYSEINSVAFSPDSRVIATGNKDGKISIWGLKKERYILTISEHEAEVRTVVFNPQKNILASCSQDKTIKLWQY, encoded by the coding sequence ATGAGTCTTAAAGCTTGGTCTTTTTTAGTTAGCCGTAACTATTATCTTGATTATCGCACGGTTGTTGCCCCAGATTTTATCTGCAAAGCCCAGATATCTAATTTACTAGCAAGAGCAGCCGATGGAGATTTAACTGAAGAGGGAACAGCTATTTGTCGAAAAATTATCGGTTCTAGGGTTGGGGATTTAACCTTAGTTTTTCAAATCGTTAAAGCGACAAAGGCAGATATTGAAGTTGGTGAAGAAACTGTTATTCTTAGAGATCCATTTGGAAGAGAAATTTATTTAATAACAGGATTGGTATTTAATGAAGCTCTAGATAATCCAGTCGTCACTAACCAAATTATTACAGCAGTACAAAGTCAAGTTAGAGAAGCCTATCGTGAATTTTGGGAATTTACCGATCCTACTCCAGCTAAACCTTCAACTGCTTTTGAAGTAAACGGCTCTATTATCTCTGAACAGCCTGTAATTTTAAAACTAGTAGAATCATTTCTAGCTAATCAATCTTTTTCATCTTCTAAAAGTTGTGAAAAATTAACACTAAAGCAAACTATAAAAGTCGATTTTCCTGTTAGTTCTATTGCCTTTAGTCCAGATGGTAAATTTTTGGTTAGTCGAACAGATGAACAAACTATTCAGCAATGGAATTTAGAGAATATAGACGAGCCGAAAACACTACTACAAGGCCCTTCATCTAACTCCTTGCCGAGTACAATTGTCTTCAGCCCCAATGGAAGCTGTATTGCTAGTGGAACTTATCTAAGTCGCCGAAACTCTGTTTGGCTTTGGAATCATTCCCAGAATCAAGAAGAAAAGCGTCTTTATGAAAAGGCACGCTTAGAACCTGACTTAGAGCCAGGAACAATTCTGACAGTTGCCTTTAGCCCAGATGGACAGTTACTTGTTGGTGGTAGCAAATCTGGAAGTTTGATAATTTGGGATATGTTGTCTTATAAAAGAGTCACTTTGGCTGATAATTTAAGTGAAGTTAAGACAATAGCCTTTACTCCTGGTGGAGAAATTTTAATTAGCGGTGAGAAGGACGGAATTATTAATATCTGGCTTCCCAAAAATCGATTAAAATGTCCGCCATTAGTGACTGATTTAACTCCTATCAACTCTGTTACTTTTAGTTCTGATGGAATGCTGCTAGCTGTTGGTTGTGACGAAAGCTTAGAAATTTGGGATTTCAAAAATCAGAATCATATTCATTCTGCCAAAAATTATAGTGAAATTAATTCAGTTGCCTTTAGCCCTGATAGTCGAGTAATTGCCACCGGGAATAAAGATGGAAAAATAAGCATTTGGGGTCTGAAAAAAGAACGTTATATACTTACAATCTCTGAACATGAAGCGGAAGTAAGAACGGTGGTTTTCAACCCTCAAAAAAATATTTTAGCTAGTTGCAGTCAAGATAAAACTATCAAGCTGTGGCAATACTAG